In Cyanobacteriota bacterium, a single genomic region encodes these proteins:
- a CDS encoding nucleotidyltransferase family protein, producing the protein MSNASLPASEIIAVILAGGLGTRVQHLLPGIPKPMAPVAGKPFLEWVVRYLANQGIQRVVLSVGYLADVIEDHFLPQPVLGVHITCSRELEPLGTAGGFLNAVAQMPEHPTAWLVLNGDSLVCTQLTDLSACLLDPTVDGAILGVEVDDRSRYGGLAQDPQGNLVGFTEKCPGAGLINAGVYLLKHGLLLKFPQIRPASFEYDIFPALIARSVKLRIHTITAPFLDIGTPESLPQRERFIHDLANQGWFKL; encoded by the coding sequence ATGTCCAATGCTTCTCTGCCTGCGAGTGAGATTATTGCTGTCATCCTAGCAGGGGGCCTTGGCACACGAGTGCAGCATCTGCTGCCTGGCATTCCCAAGCCTATGGCTCCTGTAGCAGGCAAACCATTTCTGGAATGGGTCGTGCGCTACTTGGCAAATCAGGGTATTCAGCGCGTTGTGCTCTCTGTAGGCTATCTTGCCGATGTGATTGAAGACCATTTTCTTCCCCAACCAGTGCTTGGTGTTCACATTACCTGTAGCCGAGAGCTAGAACCGTTGGGGACAGCCGGTGGGTTTTTGAACGCAGTAGCACAAATGCCTGAACATCCGACGGCTTGGTTGGTGCTCAATGGAGATTCGCTTGTCTGCACGCAGTTGACAGATTTATCGGCATGTTTACTGGATCCAACTGTGGATGGAGCCATTCTGGGCGTAGAGGTAGACGATCGCTCCCGTTACGGCGGTCTAGCCCAGGATCCTCAAGGGAATCTAGTCGGCTTTACGGAAAAGTGCCCCGGTGCTGGTCTAATTAATGCTGGTGTTTATTTGCTAAAACATGGATTGCTCCTGAAATTTCCCCAAATACGGCCTGCTAGTTTTGAATACGACATTTTTCCAGCCTTGATTGCGCGATCGGTCAAGTTACGGATCCATACTATTACTGCTCCCTTCTTAGACATTGGCACACCAGAGTCTCTTCCTCAACGGGAAAGATTCATTCATGACTTAGCTAACCAAGGCTGGTTTAAGCTGTGA
- a CDS encoding NAD-dependent epimerase/dehydratase, which yields MHVLITGGAGYIGSVLTPALLAHGYSVTVLDNFMFRQTSLADCCQYDTFQVIRGDCRDEALMSNLLAKADIIIPLAALVGAPLCSRDQIGTRSINQEAIEMLCRLASPEQRILMPVTNSGYGIGEAGKFCTEESPLRPISLYGVTKVKAEEAVLSRDNSITFRLATVFGMSPRMRLDLLVNDFVYRAVHDRAVIIFEGHFKRNYIHIRDVVRVFLHGIQNFETMKGKPYNVGLEDANLSKLELCAEIKKQLPNFVYLEAPIGEDPDKRDYIVSNQRILSTGFQPEWSLERGIRELIKGYTILRNSLYSNV from the coding sequence ATGCATGTCTTGATTACTGGAGGTGCTGGATATATTGGTTCAGTGCTGACTCCAGCCCTGCTTGCCCATGGCTATAGCGTCACCGTGCTGGATAACTTCATGTTTCGCCAGACGAGCTTAGCTGATTGTTGCCAGTACGATACCTTTCAGGTGATTCGGGGTGACTGTCGAGATGAAGCCCTGATGAGCAACCTCTTGGCGAAGGCTGATATTATCATCCCCTTAGCAGCGCTTGTGGGTGCTCCTCTCTGTAGTCGCGATCAAATTGGGACTCGGAGCATTAATCAAGAAGCGATCGAAATGCTCTGTCGCCTCGCCAGCCCAGAGCAGCGCATCCTCATGCCCGTGACCAACAGTGGCTATGGCATTGGGGAAGCGGGCAAGTTTTGCACTGAGGAGTCCCCCTTGCGCCCTATCTCCCTCTACGGTGTCACCAAGGTCAAGGCAGAAGAGGCAGTTCTGAGTCGAGACAACAGCATCACCTTTCGATTAGCGACGGTTTTTGGCATGTCCCCCCGGATGCGGTTGGATCTGTTGGTGAATGACTTTGTGTATCGAGCCGTTCACGATCGAGCCGTCATCATCTTCGAGGGACATTTCAAACGTAATTACATCCATATTCGGGATGTGGTGCGAGTCTTTCTGCACGGCATTCAAAACTTTGAAACCATGAAGGGCAAACCGTACAACGTGGGCCTAGAGGATGCCAATCTTTCTAAGCTGGAACTTTGCGCTGAAATCAAAAAGCAACTCCCCAATTTTGTTTATCTAGAAGCGCCGATCGGCGAAGACCCTGACAAGCGAGATTATATCGTTTCTAACCAGCGCATCTTGAGCACGGGCTTTCAACCCGAATGGTCACTAGAACGTGGGATTCGTGAGCTAATTAAGGGTTACACCATCCTCCGTAACTCTCTATACTCTAACGTCTAG
- a CDS encoding GHMP kinase, which yields MLISRAPVRISFFGGGTDYPEHFLHHGGAVLATAIDKFSYVTISPFLSQLFDYSI from the coding sequence ATGTTGATTTCCCGTGCTCCAGTCCGTATCAGTTTTTTTGGTGGAGGCACCGACTACCCAGAGCATTTTTTGCATCACGGGGGGGCGGTGCTAGCTACTGCGATCGACAAATTTTCCTACGTGACCATCAGCCCATTTCTGAGCCAGTTGTTCGACTACTCAATT